Proteins found in one Balearica regulorum gibbericeps isolate bBalReg1 chromosome 17, bBalReg1.pri, whole genome shotgun sequence genomic segment:
- the RANBP1 gene encoding ran-specific GTPase-activating protein has translation MADTKETHEEHDTSTENADDSNHDPQFEPIVSLPEQEIKTLEEDEEELFKMRAKLFRFASENDLPEWKERGTGDVKLLKHKEKGTIRLLMRRDKTLKICANHYITPLMELKPNAGSDRAWVWNTHADFADESPKPELLAIRFLNAENAQKFKAKFEECRNEVDKRAKKAGTDKNDSADKVAEKLEELSVKEESKESEKKETKEKTEEKQ, from the exons ATGGCGGACACTAAG gaAACACATGAGGAGCATGATACTTCTACTGAAAATGCAGATGATTCTAACCATGATCCTCAGTTTGAGCCCATAGTTTCCCTTCCtgagcaagaaataaaaactctggaagaggatgaggaagaaCTCTTTAAGAT GCGAGCAAAACTATTCCGATTTGCATCTGAGAATGACCTTCCAGAATGGAAAGAACGAGGAACTGGTGATGTAAAACTCCTGAAACACAAGGAGAAGGGAACAATTCGCCTCCTTATGAGGAGGGATAAAACCCTAAAAATCTGTGCAAACCATTATA tcacaCCCTTAATGGAGCTGAAGCCTAATGCTGGGAGCGACAGGGCATGGGTCTGGAACACGCATGCTGACTTTGCAGATGAAAGCCCCAAGCCTGAACTTCTGGCAATCcgatttttaaatgcagaga ATGCACAGAAATTCAAGGCAAAGTTTGAAGAATGCAGGAATGAAGTAGACAAGAGAGCAAAGAAAG CAGGCACAGACAAAAATGATAGTGCTGATAAAGTTGCTGAAAAACTAGAAGAGCTTTCTGTAAAGGAAGAGAGCAAAGAATCTGAGAAGAAAGAGACCAaggaaaaaactgaagaaaagcaataa
- the TRMT2A gene encoding tRNA (uracil-5-)-methyltransferase homolog A isoform X1, translating into MEEESDRCDPGHVAAPVPEGKDGVEVERKAGGGGGDPAESPAACPDVYRYIKGDLFTSEIYKVEIQNLPKYIGFNDVKKFLAKYGLNPHKIKLFGKQTFAFVTFKSEEERDKAMKVLHGVLWKSRHLSVRLAKPKADPIAKKRKKEEETEQGEVKRPAPSKGSGEEPLSKQIADVVTPLWNVPYEEQLAKKKQECEQVLQKLTKEIGNNNRALLPWLFLQKQKYNKLCCPVEGVKASPLQTEYRNKCEFLIGIGVNHEDKTVGCRLGKYKGGTCAVVEPFDTIHIPAIAKKVVKAFQDYIRSTPYSVYSPETYEGHWKQLTVRTSRNGHIMAIVYFNPQKLSKEELADLKISLAQYFTEGMGKSSGVTSLYFVEEGQRKSPNLEDLPLEHVAGDKYIYEELLGLKFRISPHAFFQVNTQAAEVLYTAIREWAQLSQESTVLDICCGTGTIGISLAKKVKKVIGIELCQEAVQDAKVNAQINELNNIEFHCGKAEDIVPSLINVLAPQNLVTIVDPPRAGLHSKVILAIRRAEHLKKLIYVSCNPRAAMNNFVDLCRAPSNRVKGASFRPVKAVAVDLFPQTRHCELLILFERVQYANGSSAEATPGATHVTTAAGCDSECLDGTSPSNSAGSQAPSVHTGTAFEERQST; encoded by the exons ATGGAGGAGGAAAGCGATCGGTGCGACCCCGGTCACGTCGCGGCTCCTGTGCCGGAGGGTAAAGACGGGGTTGAAGTAGAGAGGAAGGCCGGTGGAGGCGGGGGTGACCCCGCGGAGAGCCCCGCAGCCTGCCCCGACGTGTACAGATACATCAAGGGGGACTTGTTTACTTCCGAGATCTATAAAGTAGAAATACAAAACCTTCCCAAATACATCGGGTTTAATGACGTGAAAAAGTTTCTTGCCAAATACGGACTCAATCCTCATAAGATAAAACTTTTCGGGAAGCAGACGTTTGCGTTCGTGACGTTTAAGAGcgaggaggagagggacaaggCCATGAAAGTCCTCCACGGGGTTTTGTGGAAGAGCCGGCACCTGAGCGTCAGGCTTGCCAAGCCAAAAGCTGACCCGattgcaaaaaaaaggaagaaagaagaggagacGGAGCAGGGAGAGGTGAAGCGGCCGGCTCCCTCCAAGGGCAGCGGAGAGGAGCCTCTGAGCAAGCAAATAGCGGATGTTGTGACCCCGCTTTGGAACGTGccctatgaggagcagctggccAAGAAGAAGCAGGAATGTGAACAAGTGCTGCAGAAGCTGACAAA GGAAATAGGAAATAACAACAGAGCTTTATTACCTTGGTTGttcctgcagaagcagaagtATAATAAATTGTGTTGCCCAGTAGAGGGAGTGAAAGCATCACCATTACAG ACTGAATATCGCAACAAATGTGAATTCTTGATTGGGATTGGTGTAAATCATGAAGACAAAACTGTGGGTTGTCGTCTTGGCAAATATAAGGGTGGTACATGTGCTGTAGTGGAGCCATTTGATACTATTCACATTCCTGCTATTGCCAAAAAAGTAGTAAAAGCTTTCCAAGACTACATAAG GTCAACTCCTTACTCAGTTTACAGCCCAGAAACCTATGAAGGTCACTGGAAACAGCTCACAGTCCGTACCAGCAGGAATGGCCACATTATGgcaattgtttattttaatcctCAG AAATTAAGTAAAGAAGAGCTAGCTGACCTGAAAATCTCTCTGGCACAATACTTCACagaagggatgggaaagagCAGTGGCGTTACGTCTCTCTACTTTGTGGAGGAAGGACAAAG GAAATCTCCCAATCTAGAAGACCTGCCTTTGGAGCACGTGGCTGGCGATAAGTACATATATGAAGAACTTCTTGGCCTAAAATTTAGAATTTCTCCTCATGCATTTTTTCAA GTAAACACACAAGCCGCAGAAGTTTTGTACACCGCCATTAGGGAGTGGGCGCAGCTGAGCCAAGAGAGCACTGTACTCGACATCTGCTGTGGTACAGGGACTATTGGGATTTCCTTGGCAAAG AAAGTAAAGAAAGTGATTGGAATTGAGCTCTGCCAAGAAGCTGTGCAGGATGCCAAAGTGAATGCCCAGATTAACG AACTGAATAATATTGAATTTCATTGTGGAAAAGCCGAAGATATCGTTCCTTCCCTAATTAATGTATTAGCTCCTCAGAACCTGGTTACTATTGTAGATCCGCCACGAGCAGGACTGC ATTCCAAGGTAATTCTTGCCATTAGAAGAGCTGAACATCTGAAGAAGCTTATCTATGTATCCTGCAATCCCAGAGCTGCGATGAATAACTTTGTGGA CCTCTGCCGGGCCCCTTCCAACAGAGTCAAAGGAGCTTCCTTCCGTCCCGTTAAAGCAGTGGCTGTAGATCTCTTCCCTCAGACCAGGCACTGCGAGTTACTGATACTCTTTGAGAGGGTTCAGTATGCGAACGGGAGCTCTGCTGAAGCAACGCCTGGTGCTACTCACGtcacaacagcagcaggatgCGACTCAGAATGCCTGGATGGCACCAGCCCATCTAACAGCGCTGGGAGCCAGGCACCATCTGTACACACAGGTACTGCTTTTGAAGAGAGGCAATCAACTTAA
- the TRMT2A gene encoding tRNA (uracil-5-)-methyltransferase homolog A isoform X2 has product MEEESDRCDPGHVAAPVPEGKDGVEVERKAGGGGGDPAESPAACPDVYRYIKGDLFTSEIYKVEIQNLPKYIGFNDVKKFLAKYGLNPHKIKLFGKQTFAFVTFKSEEERDKAMKVLHGVLWKSRHLSVRLAKPKADPIAKKRKKEEETEQGEVKRPAPSKGSGEEPLSKQIADVVTPLWNVPYEEQLAKKKQECEQVLQKLTKEIGNNNRALLPWLFLQKQKYNKLCCPVEGVKASPLQTEYRNKCEFLIGIGVNHEDKTVGCRLGKYKGGTCAVVEPFDTIHIPAIAKKVVKAFQDYIRSTPYSVYSPETYEGHWKQLTVRTSRNGHIMAIVYFNPQKLSKEELADLKISLAQYFTEGMGKSSGVTSLYFVEEGQRKSPNLEDLPLEHVAGDKYIYEELLGLKFRISPHAFFQKVKKVIGIELCQEAVQDAKVNAQINELNNIEFHCGKAEDIVPSLINVLAPQNLVTIVDPPRAGLHSKVILAIRRAEHLKKLIYVSCNPRAAMNNFVDLCRAPSNRVKGASFRPVKAVAVDLFPQTRHCELLILFERVQYANGSSAEATPGATHVTTAAGCDSECLDGTSPSNSAGSQAPSVHTGTAFEERQST; this is encoded by the exons ATGGAGGAGGAAAGCGATCGGTGCGACCCCGGTCACGTCGCGGCTCCTGTGCCGGAGGGTAAAGACGGGGTTGAAGTAGAGAGGAAGGCCGGTGGAGGCGGGGGTGACCCCGCGGAGAGCCCCGCAGCCTGCCCCGACGTGTACAGATACATCAAGGGGGACTTGTTTACTTCCGAGATCTATAAAGTAGAAATACAAAACCTTCCCAAATACATCGGGTTTAATGACGTGAAAAAGTTTCTTGCCAAATACGGACTCAATCCTCATAAGATAAAACTTTTCGGGAAGCAGACGTTTGCGTTCGTGACGTTTAAGAGcgaggaggagagggacaaggCCATGAAAGTCCTCCACGGGGTTTTGTGGAAGAGCCGGCACCTGAGCGTCAGGCTTGCCAAGCCAAAAGCTGACCCGattgcaaaaaaaaggaagaaagaagaggagacGGAGCAGGGAGAGGTGAAGCGGCCGGCTCCCTCCAAGGGCAGCGGAGAGGAGCCTCTGAGCAAGCAAATAGCGGATGTTGTGACCCCGCTTTGGAACGTGccctatgaggagcagctggccAAGAAGAAGCAGGAATGTGAACAAGTGCTGCAGAAGCTGACAAA GGAAATAGGAAATAACAACAGAGCTTTATTACCTTGGTTGttcctgcagaagcagaagtATAATAAATTGTGTTGCCCAGTAGAGGGAGTGAAAGCATCACCATTACAG ACTGAATATCGCAACAAATGTGAATTCTTGATTGGGATTGGTGTAAATCATGAAGACAAAACTGTGGGTTGTCGTCTTGGCAAATATAAGGGTGGTACATGTGCTGTAGTGGAGCCATTTGATACTATTCACATTCCTGCTATTGCCAAAAAAGTAGTAAAAGCTTTCCAAGACTACATAAG GTCAACTCCTTACTCAGTTTACAGCCCAGAAACCTATGAAGGTCACTGGAAACAGCTCACAGTCCGTACCAGCAGGAATGGCCACATTATGgcaattgtttattttaatcctCAG AAATTAAGTAAAGAAGAGCTAGCTGACCTGAAAATCTCTCTGGCACAATACTTCACagaagggatgggaaagagCAGTGGCGTTACGTCTCTCTACTTTGTGGAGGAAGGACAAAG GAAATCTCCCAATCTAGAAGACCTGCCTTTGGAGCACGTGGCTGGCGATAAGTACATATATGAAGAACTTCTTGGCCTAAAATTTAGAATTTCTCCTCATGCATTTTTTCAA AAAGTAAAGAAAGTGATTGGAATTGAGCTCTGCCAAGAAGCTGTGCAGGATGCCAAAGTGAATGCCCAGATTAACG AACTGAATAATATTGAATTTCATTGTGGAAAAGCCGAAGATATCGTTCCTTCCCTAATTAATGTATTAGCTCCTCAGAACCTGGTTACTATTGTAGATCCGCCACGAGCAGGACTGC ATTCCAAGGTAATTCTTGCCATTAGAAGAGCTGAACATCTGAAGAAGCTTATCTATGTATCCTGCAATCCCAGAGCTGCGATGAATAACTTTGTGGA CCTCTGCCGGGCCCCTTCCAACAGAGTCAAAGGAGCTTCCTTCCGTCCCGTTAAAGCAGTGGCTGTAGATCTCTTCCCTCAGACCAGGCACTGCGAGTTACTGATACTCTTTGAGAGGGTTCAGTATGCGAACGGGAGCTCTGCTGAAGCAACGCCTGGTGCTACTCACGtcacaacagcagcaggatgCGACTCAGAATGCCTGGATGGCACCAGCCCATCTAACAGCGCTGGGAGCCAGGCACCATCTGTACACACAGGTACTGCTTTTGAAGAGAGGCAATCAACTTAA